The nucleotide sequence ttaatgactaattttataattaattttagtatattgcTAGTATAATTGGTTTAAATATATATGCGAGTCTTTCTCATTATACAAACCCTGCGTGCTAATTGGCAACAAGCATGAAGCAATTGAGATAAGATTTGTGTCCCCAAATCCGTTGCCCTTGACCACTAAATATTGGAATTGATCATGTTAAATTGTTTCCACCAACATATAACTCAAGAAAGTAAAAGTAGATATTAGCCATGTATGTAATGATACTTCTGGTATCAAGCATGCTAGgttaaattagttattagtataaaatatataataattaattatcgtNNNNNNNNNNNNNNNNNNNNNNNNNNNNNNNNNNNNNNNNNNNNNNNNNNNNNNNNNNNNNNNNNNNNNNNNNNNNNNNNNNNNNNNNNNNNNNNNNNNNNNNNNNNNNNNNNNNNNNNNNNNNNNNNNNNNNNNNNNNNNNNNNNNNNNNNNNNNNNNNNNNNNNNNNNNNNNNNNNNNNNNNNNNNNNNNNNNNNNNNNNNNNNNNNNNNNNNNNNNNNNNNNNNNNNNNNNNNNNNNNNNNNNNNNNNNNNNNNNNNNNNNNNNNNNNNNNNNNNNNNNNNNNNNNNNNNNNNNNNNNNNNNNNNNNNNNNNNNNNNNNNNNNNNNNNNNNNNNNNNNNNNNNNNNNNNNNNAgtattagaaaaataatattaaaatttatttaaatatttaaaataaaattataaaataatataattcaaataatatttaatttattataatatattttaatataaaatttaccaaacataaatcatattATTACCTCCTAGTGgaaatcaattttatacaaattttGTTTACAAACTTTAATTCATACACACTATACCTTTATTGGTTTGGAAACATTCATTAACTCTTACCAATATAAGCACCACGTTGCAATCTATGAAAATGAAATCACTTTACTCAAATTCGTGTAGCTTAGAGTCTCTTAACCTTTTTATTTCATGAATAAGAGACGTTAAATTATTGTAAGATGACCCACCTTCCTGGACAGCTTCTCTAGCTTTCTTCTTGAACTCTTGAACACGCCGTCTGATTTGCTCGGCTTCATCTCCACCGTCCATCAACCTCCTCACACCCTTCTCTATTTCTACTctccctaccaccttctccttctgACCGTAACAATAAACGCCCCACTCATCTACACCAATCTCCACCCCAATTCCTCGTACCTCACTTATCAGCTTCTCATTGTAGAACTGATCACTGTGCAACGGCCATGTTATCATTGGAACCCCTGCGCTTACAGCCTCTGACGTCGAGTTCCACCCACAGTGCGTTAGCATGGCACCCACGGCGGAGTGCCCCAATATCAAAACCTGCGGGGCCCACCCTCTTATAATTATACCCTTCTTCTTGTTCCTCTCTTCGAACCCCTTCGGCAGccacttctccttctcctcctcgcTCTCACTCTCCTTCCCCTTCTTCTCCGGCACCACCCATATGAACTCGCAACCCGACGCTTCCACGCCGCACGCTATCTCGTACAGTTGATTATCCGGAAAATGGCAAACGGTTCCAAAGCTGACGTAGACTACTGAGTTGGCTCCTCTCGAGTCGAGCCAACTCAGACAATCTTCAACATTCAACACGCTCTTTTCAGGGCCCCTCTCTGCTTTCTCCTCAGAGGTTCTGCGAACAAGACATGCAGGACCAAGATGCCAAGCTTTGTGACCTGTGATTTTCTTGTAGTATTGGACGTACTCTTCTCCGTCAAGCTCTAAGAAGTTGTTGACAAGAAGTCCATCGCTTTTAGCCTCCGTCTCCAACAGGACTTCGAGGAAATCTTTGGGAAACTTGGGCGGTACTGCGTTCATGGTGATTTTGTGAGGAAGATCTGGAATGAGGTAAGGGCCGGTAGGTTGCATACGGTGTAATCTGAGGGACTCCATGGCGCAGATGGTGAAGAGAGAGAAACCGTTGAAGGCGAACCTCGGGATTCTGAGCTTAATGGCGAGGTCATGGAGCCACGGGTATAGAAAATCGCCCACGATGCAGTCTGGCGGGTCCTGCTCGATGAAGTTGGTGAGGGGTTCTTGGAGAAGCATGGTTCCATAATAGAGTTTGTAGGAGTCGTCCACGGTTGTGATACCGGCGAGGTTTTCGATGCCTGCGGGAAGGCCTACTTGATCGGAGGGGAATTGGAAGGTTTGAACCCGGTAGTTGTGGTGGCGGTAGGGATTTGATTTAAGGAAGAGTTGGGCGTTGGAGGGAGTGGTGAGAACTGTCACGTGGTGGCCACGTGAGGCGAATAATCTTGCTATGTCGGATTGAGGGATCAGGTGGCCAGATGCTAAGTATGGAATGAAGTAAATTTTGAGTGGCCGTTCTTCGTTAATAAAGTTAACGGACCCCATTTCTAAGAACTGATGTAGTTATTAGAAGATAAATTATAAAGCGTCTTTATAGTTATTAGAAGAGCGCTAAGTATTTTAATTAGCAGATTTTGCCTGCTATTGGTGATTTGCAAGTAGAGGATTTGCTTTTGTATTTGTATCTGTGTTTGTATGGATAATGATAAAATGGGGACGGCAGATGCTATGACTTCCTAGTTGCCACcaccataaaaaaaatatatatgggtTATGCTaagtgtacactaaaattagtcactaaaattagttatcaatataaaatatatgttaaaatataaatatatattaaaaataaattaaaccatatatatatttatacacaaatatgttagtgactaattttagtagttaattttagtgtataaataaatgtatttgtggctgattttagtgtataaatagcatttttCAAAACATATCTATCTATAAATTTGACTAAACACTAACTTTCTAGAGTGAGTTTGGAGCAAcgttttaaacttttaattataagaatcacattcaaattttttgaagaatttttgtTTGACTATTTTTGTTTATCTCAAAATACAGATAAAATTCTCACTTATAAAGTTAAAAGTTATAGATTATGCATTAATTTTTACGTTATACTATTAgttaagaaatatttttattatcaattttaccctttatttttttttctcttaagaTCTATCTATTAAACACTAACTTTCTAGAGTGAGTTTGGAGCAAcgttttaaacttttaattataagaatcacattcaaattttttgaagaatttttgtTTGACTATTTTTGTTTATCTCAAAATACAGATAAAATTCTCAAAATTCTCACTAAAAGTTATAGATTATGCATTAATTTTTACGTTATACTATTAgttaagaaatatttttattatcaattataccctttatttttttttctcttaagaATTATTAATCTCactaaaaaagataaattaaataaaaaaattaatcataaagTNNNNNNNNNNNNNNNNNNNNNNNNNNNNNNNNNNNNNNNNNNNNNNNNNNNNNNNNNNNNNNNNNNNNNNNNNNNNNNNNNNNNNNNNNNNNNNNNNNNNNNNNNNNNNNNNNNNNNNNNNNNNNNNNNNNNNNNNNNNNNNNNNNNNNNNNNNNNNNNNNNNNNNNNNNNNNNNNNNNNNNNNNNNNNNNNNNNNNNNNNNNNNNNNNNNNNNNNNNNNNNNNNNNNNNNNNNNNNNNNNNNNNNNNNNNNNNNNNNNNNNNNNNNNNNNNNNNNNNNNNNNNNNNNNNNNNNNNNNNNNNNNNNNNNNNNNNNNNNNNNNNNNNNNNNNNNNNNNNNNNNNNNNNNNNNNNNNNNNNNNNNNNNNNNNNNNNNNNNNNNNNNNNNNNNNNNNNNNNNNNNNNNNNNNNNNNNNNNNNNNNNNNNNNNNNNNNNNNNNNNNNNNNNNNNNNNNNNNNNNNNNNNNNNNNNNNNNNNNNNNNNNNNNNNNNNNNNNNNNNNNNNNNNNNNNNNNNNNNNNNNNNNNNNNNNNNNNNNNNNNNNNNNNNNNNNNNNNNNNNNNNNNNNNNNNNNNNNNNNNNNNNNNNNNNNNNNNNNNNNNNNNNNNNNNNNNNNNNNNNNNNNNNNNNNNNNNNNNNNNNNNNNNNNNNNNNNNNNNNNNNNNNNNNNNNNNNNNNNNNNNNNNNNNNNNNNNNNNNNNNNNNNNNNNNNNNNNNNNNNNNNNNNNNNNNNNNNNNNNNNNNNNNNNNNNNNNNNNNNNNNNNNNNNNNNNNNNNNNNNNNNNNNNNNNNNNNNNNNNNNNNNNNNNNNNNNNNNNNNNNNNNNNNNNNNNNNNNNNNNNNNNNNNNNNNNNNNNNNNNNNNNNNNNNNNNNNNNNNNNNNNNNNNNNNNNNNNNNNNNNNNNNNNNNNNNNNNNNNNNNNNNNNNNNNNNNNNNNNNNNNNNNNNNNNNNNNNNNNNNNNNNNNNNNNNNNNNNNNNNNNNNNNNNNNNNNNNNNNNNNNNNNNNNNNNNNNNNNNNNNNNNNNNNNNNNNNNNNNNNNNNNNNNNNNNNNNNNNNNNNNNNNNNNNNNNNNNNNNNNNNNNNNNNNNNNNNNNNNNNNNNNNNNNNNNNNNNNNNNNNNNNNNNNNNNNNNNNNNNNNNNNNNNNNNNNNNNNNNNNNNNNNNNNNNNNNNNNNNNNNNNNNNNNNNNNNNNNNNNNNNNNNNNNNNNNNNNNNNNNNNNNNNNNNNNNNNNNNNNNNNNNNNNNNNNNNNNNNNNNNNNNNNNNNNNNNNNNNNNNNNNNNNNNNNNNNNNNNNNNNNNNNNNNNNNNNNNNNNNNNNNNNNNNNNNNNNNNNNNNNNNNNNNNNNNNNNNNNNNNNNNNNNNNNNNNNNNNNNNNNNNNNNNNNNNNNNNNNNNNNNNNNNNNNNNNNNNNNNNNNNNNNNNNNNNNNNNNNNNNNNNNNNNNNNNNNNNNNNNNNNNNNNNNNNNNNNNNNNNNNNNNNNNNNNNNNNNNNNNNNNNNNNNNNNNNNNNNNNNNNNNNNNNNNNNNNNNNNNNNNNNNNNNNNNNNNNNNNNNNNNNNNNNNNNNNNNNNNNNNNNNNNNNNNNNNNNNNNNNNNNNNNNNNNNNNNNNNNNNNNNNNNNNNNNNNNNNNNNNNNNNNNNNNNNNNNNNNNNNNNNNNNNNNNNNNNNNNNNNNNNNNNNNNNNNNNNNNNNNNNNNNNNNNNNNNNNNNNNNNNNNNNNNNNNNNNNNNNNNNNNNNNNNNNNNNNNNNNNNNNNNNNNNNNNNNNNNNNNNNNNNNNNNNNNNNNNNNNNNNNNNNNNNNNNNNNNNNNNNNNNNNNNNNNNNNNNNNNNNNNNNNNNNNNNNNNNNNNNNNNNNNNNNNNNNNNNNNNNNNNNNNNNNNNNNNNNNNNNNNNNNNNNNNNNNNNNNNNNNNNNNNNNNNNNNNNNNNNNNNNNNNNNNNNNNNNNNNNNNNNNNNNNNNNNNNNNNNNNNNNNNNNNNNNNNNNNNNNNNNNNNNNNNNNNNNNNNNNNNNNNNNNNNNNNNNNNNNNNNNNNNNNNNNNNNNNNNNNNNNNNNNNNNNNNNNNNNNNNNNNNNNNNNNNNNNNNNNNNNNNNNNNNNNNNNNNNNNNNNNNNNNNNNNNNNNNNNNNNNNNNNNNNNNNNNNNNNNNNNNNNNNNNNNNNNNNNNNNNNNNNNNNNNNNNNNNNNNNNNNNNNNNNNNNNNNNNNNNNNNNNNNNNNNNNNNNNNNNNNNNNNNNNNNNNNNNNNNNNNNNNNNNNNNNNNNNNNNNNNNNNNNNNNNNNNNNNNNNNNNNNNNNNNNNNNNNNNNNNNNNNNNNNNNNNNNNNNNNNNNNNNNNNNNNNNNNNNNNNNNNNNNNNNNNNNNNNNNNNNNNNNNNNNNNNNNNNNNNNNNNNNNNNNNNNNNNNNNNNNNNNNNNNNNNNNNNNNNNNNNNNNNNNNNNNNNNNNNNNNNNNNNNNNNNNNNNNNNNNNNNNNNNNNNNNNNNNNNNNNNNNNNNNNNNNNNNNNNNNNNNNNNNNNNNNNNNNNNNNNNNNNNNNNNNNNNNNNNNNNNNNNNNNNNNNNNNNNNNNNNNNNNNNNNNNNNNNNNNNNNNNNNNNNNNNNNNNNNNNNNNNNNNNNNNNNNNNNNNNNNNNAGTATATTTggtataataattttaaaatttaaattattataataaatattattaattaatatacaaaattatattaaattttttaattttgataagtataagtaaattttaaaaaaatactcttttaaatatttttaaaagcattcttaacttttaaaaattataaatataaacacataaatcttttaatttatcaaatacaaaaaaataaacttatacttttaaaaaacacaaacacttttcaaaaaattttagcaCCAAACTTTAGTTGGCCTTTAGCTTTTCCTTCAAAAATAGAATTGCTGAATACattgaaacatgaaaatacaATTTCTGTCTTATTTAGTTATCCCGATTTTAATTAATCCTTCAACTTTTCCTGGATAAGCTGTTTGTTATTGTTTGACATCAAACGCAGTTAAATCTTATATTTTTGTGATGATATTTACGCTCTTTGTCTTGATCTACTTGTCTTGACGACAGCCACTGGTTTGTGATATGAACTGTATGATGCTAAATTGCCAACCGCTACCCAATTTTTGGCTGTGGCTAAAGGCTTGGTCTCATTTCAGTTTTCTGTTATTTATTTAACTCGTACAGGgagtttaatactttaatttctaATAAAGGGAATTCACACGTAATGTTTTTTGCTACGGTAGAATcataaattcatacgtaccgatacgtttaaaatatagacaaataacaataagacatgtggaatttatttttcacgtcagcatttaattttttcttttttaaataaatagtaTATCACTACTTTTACTAAAAcacccttttaattaaataaaaaaaaaatatttatttatttatttttataaaaagacttaaacatctttcctttatttgattagacaaaaatactcttttaaattaatcaaattttagaattcaattaatcataattttataattttaaataattgaaacaacaaaacaaaaacatattaaaaaaataaaaaattaaaattattcttCTTCTGtgttaaacatattaaaaaaagcaaaaaatcaaaattattctTTGTCTCATTCCAATCGACATCAACAAGCCCTTGATCCAACAACACCctcattttcatttccattgcATCATTCAAAAGCTCCAACCCAAACATTGGAACAACCTTAACTTTCACGAATACCTATCCATACATGgtgccaccaccaccatcatcattgATCCCCCACACCTCGTTCAGAAACTTCAAAACCGCGTTTCAATGCTTGATTCCGCGTCCCACTTGCCACTTTCGCTCCAAAGCGCCACCGTTGGTGTTCCGTACCAAGTGGTCGTTGATGATGAGAAGAAAACTAAGAACTCAGTGGAGGAAATGGTAATGGGTTCGAATTTGAGGTTCCCAGTTATCGCAAAGCCATTGTATGCTGATGGAACCATGAAATCTCACGAGCTTTGCTTGGTTTTCGACGTCCAAGGGCTCCGAGAAACGTTGAACAAGAACACCGGCGGCGGCGCTGCCACCACGGTGGTGTTTCAAGAGTTCGTGAACCATGGTGGCGTTGTGTTCAAGGTTTATGTTGCTGGGAAACATGTAAAGTGCGTTAAGAGAACGTCCTTGCCTGACATACCAAGAACaattttggttttttatttttttattatgtttaacACAGATAAagaataattttgattttttgtttttttaatatgtttttgttttgttgtttcaattatttgaaattataaaattagaaataattgaattctaaaatttgattaatttaaaatggtATTTTTGTCTATTCAAATACAGAAAATATGTTTaagtctttttataaaattaaataaataaatgttttttatttttatttaattaaaagggtgttttagtaaaagtggtgatatactatttatttaaaaaagaaaaaattaaatgctgacgTGGAAAAGAAATTCTACATATCTTATTGTTATTTGTctatattttaaacgtatcggtacgtatgaatttatcatcgtacaGTAGCAAACACCATATTTTTTATACTTTATAGTTGGAAGTGAAATTTGTAATAAttataaattgagaaaattccaCTTTCCTCCCCTAGGATATCCTAAAATGATATCCCCTCttctctattttataaatatacattTCCTTTccttctaatttttaaaaaatctcctctttaatccattttaaattttttgtgttaactaatattaactttatctattttttaagaaaaaataaattatttttaaaaaaaatacccattaacaaaaattttattttttatcattaaattttgcttaccaaaatatcatttaataaattattcttttattgattaaattatatttttaccaaaatattttttaaaattaataattaaattatttttttctaagatacctatccttcaataattttttaattattaaattatgattttactaaaatttttattaaNNNNNNNNNNNNNNNNNNNNNNNNNNNNNNNNNNNNNNNNNNNNNNNNNNNNNNNNNNNNNNNNNNNNNNNNNNNNNNNNNNNNNNNNNNNNNNNNNNNNNNNNNNNNNNNNNNNNNNNNNNNNNNNNNNNNATAATTTGACTTTCTTATAAGCTATGACCTATAGTTCTTAAAATTATTGCCCAATAGTCAAATAACGGGTAATGTCTCTTTTTCTTATAATTTAATGGAGAACGAGAAAAAAGCTGTACTTGGAAAATGAATCACAATTTCTCAAATATGTTAATTAAAtttctaataatatattttagataAGGGGTGCAATGTAAGTGGTATGTAGGAGACTAATTCTCAATATATAGGCTGCCACATGAATTGATTCTACTGGGTTTGATTCCCggtttggctgatttttttggaTATGATTTGGGGGTGTGAGTTATGTTGGGATATGATCATTATGGGTGATTTACACTATTATGACGGCGTTGATTTTTTGGAATTTTGGGGGGAAGAAATCAGACCCACCAATTTCAAGCAGAAAGGAAGTAACACAAATTGGTTGGATCGATTTGTGTGAGGGAGAGGTTGAGGGGCATGAAATCGGTGCCACCGATTTTTGGGTGGAAAAAGATGTTAGGTGAAGAGTGCAGTAATCGGTCGTGGGACCGATTACTGGAGacagaaaattttattttaatccgGGGTGCACTAATCACACCCACCGATTTGAGGGTGCAGCGGTCGGTCCGTCCGATTTGCGCGTTAGTGCATACAAAAAGCGGATGGTGAGTTCACAGAAGTCCCATTTCTTCCTCGCCGGTCTCAGCTAATGTTcatcctcttctcttctcttctctaattcttctccttcatttttGTAAAAGAAATTTCCGTGAGGTTGAGAATAGTCAAGTACGTGTAGTGTTATGGATGATAGAGTTGTATTGAAGATTTATTATTACGGACAGATCTTATTGTAAACATATGAGGGAGTTCAATTTGTGTGTGAAAATCCATTAGATGTTGTTATTCCGTTTACATTGTCATTTGAGGAGTTgaaaggtgtgatttgtgagaagatagattctcAAAGATGTAGGAGAGTATCGTGTATTTTGTACAGGTATCCTTTACCTGTGTTTGGTGGGTTTGTTCAATTTCAGACCAAGTACGTGACGGACGAAGCGAGTATGCATGAAATGTTTTCAATGTACATGGAAAATCGCCACCGAATGTCGTGCATCGAGTTATATATTGAGTTTGAGCAATCTGAAGCGGACCGTAACATTGAATtggaagattataatagtgaaagcgaagatgaatttgaaagtaactaTGAGATCGTCAGTCCAGGTGAAGACGAAGATGAAGCTGGCGGCGCCATGAACGCAGATGTGGCGGAAGTTGCAAATGCACTAGCAAACCCGCATCCGTTTCAGGAGCCTTCTTTCATGCGGTCGTTGGATTTGGAGGCTCTGCACGCAACGGAGTTTCCGCAATATATGAATGCAGGTGCGTAAACCTAGGTAGCTATGTGAAACTCTAAAGTAGCAGATCAATAAGTCGGATGAGTAATGTATGTGATATGTGACTAGGCATTTGTGACCATagcgtttgatttttttattaattaatagttcTTTGTTGTGAATGATATTTAGTTGTTCTTTACGTAGATGGAATAGCGAAAAATAAGACTATAACGATCTTACATAGTAAAGTGTGTTTATTAATTGAGTTGTAATAAAAGAATTCTTACTGAGTACATAATGAAGCATTTATTACTTTTGATGTATGCAACGTCTCCTGTTGTGGCGGATGGTGAGTTCACAGTGGGGATGGAATTCAGTTCAAGGGAGGCAGTAATCAAGGCAATGAAAGATTATACCATTCGTAGAGGTGTGGACTATCGGGTATATGAGTCGGAACTGATGACATTCTATGCCAAATGTACAGAATATGGGAATGGTTGTGACTGGTTGATCAGGGTAACCAAAATGCAGAAGAAGTACTGTTGGGAGATAAGGAGGTACAATGGAAGTCACACTTGTACCAGGTCTACTATTTCTCAAGACCATTCGAAGCTGGATTCCAAGACAgttgcagaagcaataaagccattGGTAGAGGTTGAC is from Arachis ipaensis cultivar K30076 chromosome B01, Araip1.1, whole genome shotgun sequence and encodes:
- the LOC107637918 gene encoding scopoletin glucosyltransferase; the protein is MGSVNFINEERPLKIYFIPYLASGHLIPQSDIARLFASRGHHVTVLTTPSNAQLFLKSNPYRHHNYRVQTFQFPSDQVGLPAGIENLAGITTVDDSYKLYYGTMLLQEPLTNFIEQDPPDCIVGDFLYPWLHDLAIKLRIPRFAFNGFSLFTICAMESLRLHRMQPTGPYLIPDLPHKITMNAVPPKFPKDFLEVLLETEAKSDGLLVNNFLELDGEEYVQYYKKITGHKAWHLGPACLVRRTSEEKAERGPEKSVLNVEDCLSWLDSRGANSVVYVSFGTVCHFPDNQLYEIACGVEASGCEFIWVVPEKKGKESESEEEKEKWLPKGFEERNKKKGIIIRGWAPQVLILGHSAVGAMLTHCGWNSTSEAVSAGVPMITWPLHSDQFYNEKLISEVRGIGVEIGVDEWGVYCYGQKEKVVGRVEIEKGVRRLMDGGDEAEQIRRRVQEFKKKAREAVQEGGSSYNNLTSLIHEIKRLRDSKLHEFE